A genomic stretch from Erwinia sp. E_sp_B01_1 includes:
- a CDS encoding response regulator transcription factor: protein MVKLLLIDDHPLVQVALEAALNRAPFPITLLSAEEESSARHLLASEAVDVVVLDIGLPDSDGLQFLKYIRRHFPELPVIIYSAQEERLYQRLAEAAGASGYVAKRQPVPQLLSAILAVLGGQQVFAHAGEESTESLLTAKEQQILALLARGLSNLQIAEQLNISNKTVSTHKKNIMEKTGATSVVELAGLWKSQR, encoded by the coding sequence ATGGTTAAGCTGCTGCTGATTGACGATCACCCGCTGGTGCAGGTCGCTCTGGAAGCGGCCCTGAACCGTGCGCCCTTCCCCATCACGCTGCTGTCAGCAGAAGAGGAGAGTTCCGCCCGGCATCTGCTCGCCAGCGAGGCTGTGGATGTGGTGGTGCTGGATATCGGCCTGCCTGACAGTGACGGTTTGCAATTCCTGAAATATATCCGTCGTCATTTCCCTGAGCTTCCCGTCATTATCTACTCCGCGCAGGAAGAGCGCCTCTATCAACGTCTGGCAGAAGCCGCAGGGGCATCGGGCTATGTCGCCAAACGCCAGCCCGTGCCTCAGCTTCTTTCCGCTATTCTTGCCGTGCTGGGTGGCCAGCAGGTGTTCGCTCACGCCGGTGAAGAGAGCACTGAAAGCCTGCTGACGGCTAAAGAGCAGCAAATCCTCGCGTTGCTGGCACGGGGGCTGTCAAACCTGCAAATCGCCGAACAGCTTAATATCAGTAACAAAACCGTCAGCACCCATAAAAAAAATATCATGGAAAAAACCGGCGCCACTTCCGTCGTGGAACTGGCCGGGCTGTGGAAATCACAACGGTGA
- a CDS encoding YbgS-like family protein produces the protein MMNKFAIVFLTAAMTLGSGAAMAAQSNNGTSNQAADAGAVAGGAKEKLAPNNVSNDKINNTGDATSTHDSMKSHKKMTANEIDQNTQCKDGKCPDINKKVGPGADTKTDGTTQ, from the coding sequence ATGATGAATAAGTTTGCAATCGTATTTCTGACAGCAGCAATGACCCTGGGTAGCGGCGCAGCTATGGCGGCTCAAAGCAACAATGGTACCTCTAATCAGGCGGCGGATGCCGGTGCTGTGGCGGGCGGAGCTAAAGAGAAACTTGCTCCAAATAACGTCAGTAACGACAAAATTAATAATACTGGTGATGCCACCAGCACGCACGACTCCATGAAGTCACATAAAAAAATGACGGCTAACGAAATCGATCAGAATACTCAGTGCAAAGACGGTAAATGCCCTGATATCAACAAAAAAGTGGGACCAGGTGCAGATACCAAAACAGACGGCACCACGCAGTAA
- the aroG gene encoding 3-deoxy-7-phosphoheptulonate synthase AroG: protein MNYQNDDLRIKEIKELLPPVALLEKYPATDMAAKTVSHARQAIHNILNKSDDRLLVVIGPCSIHDTEAAKEYAARLLTLREELSDSLEVVMRVYFEKPRTTVGWKGLINDPHMDGSFQINDGLRIARKLLVDINDTGLPAAGEFLDMITPQYVADLMSWGAIGARTTESQVHRELSSGLSCPVGFKNGTDGTIKVAIDAINAASAPHCFLSVTKYGHSAIVETSGNGDCHIILRGGKEPNYSAHHVNAVKSGLEKAGLDAQVMIDFSHANSSKQFQKQLVVSDDVAQQIAGGENAIIGVMIESHLVEGNQNLESGEPLVYGQSVTDACIGWEDTEKVLRQLAGAVKARRG from the coding sequence ATGAATTATCAGAATGATGACCTAAGAATCAAAGAGATAAAAGAACTTCTACCTCCTGTAGCCCTGCTTGAAAAGTATCCTGCCACGGACATGGCGGCTAAAACCGTTTCCCATGCACGTCAGGCTATTCATAATATTCTTAACAAGAGCGACGATCGTTTATTAGTGGTGATCGGTCCCTGCTCAATTCATGACACGGAAGCGGCAAAAGAATATGCTGCACGCCTGCTGACGCTGCGTGAAGAGCTTAGCGATTCCCTTGAAGTGGTCATGCGTGTCTATTTTGAGAAACCCCGTACCACGGTTGGCTGGAAAGGACTGATCAACGATCCACATATGGATGGCAGCTTCCAGATCAACGATGGCCTGCGCATTGCCCGTAAGCTGCTGGTGGATATCAATGACACTGGCTTACCGGCTGCAGGTGAGTTTCTGGATATGATCACCCCGCAGTATGTGGCCGATTTGATGAGCTGGGGAGCGATTGGCGCCCGGACCACTGAGTCTCAGGTGCACCGCGAACTCTCATCCGGTCTCTCCTGCCCGGTGGGCTTCAAAAACGGCACGGATGGCACCATTAAAGTGGCTATCGATGCCATCAATGCTGCCAGCGCACCGCATTGCTTCCTCTCCGTCACCAAATATGGTCATTCCGCTATTGTGGAAACCAGCGGTAACGGTGACTGCCATATCATCCTGCGTGGCGGTAAAGAGCCCAATTACAGCGCACATCACGTTAATGCGGTGAAATCAGGCCTGGAGAAAGCCGGTCTGGATGCGCAGGTAATGATCGACTTCAGCCATGCCAACAGCAGCAAGCAGTTCCAGAAGCAGCTGGTGGTGTCTGATGACGTGGCACAGCAAATCGCGGGGGGTGAAAATGCGATTATCGGCGTGATGATTGAAAGCCACCTGGTGGAAGGCAATCAGAATCTGGAAAGCGGTGAGCCGCTGGTTTACGGCCAGAGCGTGACCGATGCCTGTATTGGCTGGGAAGACACCGAGAAAGTGCTTCGTCAGTTAGCCGGTGCGGTAAAAGCCCGTCGCGGTTGA
- the gpmA gene encoding 2,3-diphosphoglycerate-dependent phosphoglycerate mutase, with protein sequence MAVTKLVLVRHGESQWNNENRFTGWYDVDLSDKGRTEAKAAGQLLKNEGFTFDFAYTSVLKRAIHTLWNILDEVDQAWLPVEKSWRLNERHYGALQGLDKAETAAKYGDEQVKQWRRGFAVTPPELDRADERFPGHDPRYAGLSAEQLPTTESLALTIDRVLPYWNESILPRMKSGEKVIIAAHGNSLRALVKYLDNMSEEEILELNIPTGVPLVYEFDENFKPIKHYYLGNADEIAAKAAAVANQGKAK encoded by the coding sequence ATGGCTGTAACTAAGCTGGTTCTGGTACGTCACGGCGAAAGCCAGTGGAATAATGAAAACCGCTTTACCGGCTGGTACGATGTTGACCTGTCCGATAAAGGCCGTACCGAAGCGAAAGCAGCAGGTCAGCTGCTGAAAAATGAAGGCTTTACCTTCGATTTCGCTTACACCTCCGTGCTGAAACGTGCCATTCACACTCTGTGGAACATCCTGGACGAAGTGGATCAGGCCTGGCTGCCGGTTGAAAAATCCTGGCGTCTGAACGAGCGCCACTACGGTGCGCTGCAGGGTCTGGATAAAGCTGAAACCGCCGCCAAATATGGCGACGAGCAGGTTAAACAGTGGCGTCGTGGCTTCGCGGTAACTCCGCCAGAGCTGGATCGTGCTGATGAGCGTTTCCCAGGCCATGACCCACGTTATGCAGGCCTGAGCGCTGAGCAGCTGCCAACCACTGAAAGCCTGGCACTGACCATCGACCGCGTGCTGCCTTACTGGAATGAATCTATCCTGCCACGCATGAAAAGCGGCGAGAAAGTGATCATTGCTGCCCACGGTAACTCCCTGCGTGCGCTGGTGAAATACCTGGACAACATGAGTGAAGAAGAGATCCTTGAACTGAACATCCCAACTGGCGTGCCGCTGGTGTATGAGTTCGATGAAAACTTCAAACCGATCAAACACTACTATCTGGGCAATGCCGACGAAATCGCAGCGAAAGCCGCTGCCGTGGCAAACCAGGGTAAGGCGAAGTAA
- the galM gene encoding galactose-1-epimerase codes for MLTEHTSLAPDGLPWHITTLRNAGGMVVTFMDWGATWLSARVPMKDGRVREALLGCATPSDYLHQTAYLGATVGRYANRIGHSAFSIDGQRYTLAANQGPHQLHGGPEGFNNRRWQIVRQAEQEVEYQLDSPEGDQGYPGNLLATLLYRLEDDNTLTIQYHATVDKTCPVNLTNHAYFNLDAQHGDARGHKLQLNAERYLPVDSDGIPNADLKAVAGTSFDFRQPKTVSQDFLQDEDQRAVKGYDHAFLLSGQDQAQPAAELWSADGQLKLSVFTSAPALQFYSGNYLQGTPAREQGVYTAFQGIALESEFLPDSPNHPEWPQPDCRIKPGETYQSVTRYRLTAV; via the coding sequence ATGCTGACAGAACACACTTCTCTTGCACCTGATGGCCTGCCGTGGCACATCACCACGCTGCGCAATGCTGGCGGCATGGTAGTGACCTTTATGGACTGGGGGGCAACCTGGCTTTCAGCCCGCGTGCCGATGAAGGATGGCCGCGTGCGCGAAGCCCTGCTGGGCTGTGCAACGCCTTCGGATTACCTGCATCAGACGGCTTATCTGGGTGCTACCGTAGGCCGCTATGCCAATCGCATCGGCCACTCTGCCTTCAGCATTGATGGCCAGCGCTATACGCTGGCAGCCAATCAGGGCCCCCATCAGCTGCACGGCGGGCCCGAAGGTTTCAACAACCGCCGCTGGCAGATTGTGCGTCAGGCAGAGCAGGAAGTAGAGTACCAACTGGACTCGCCGGAGGGTGACCAGGGGTATCCTGGCAACCTGCTGGCTACCCTACTCTACCGCCTGGAAGATGATAATACGCTGACCATTCAGTATCACGCGACGGTGGATAAAACCTGCCCGGTGAACCTGACCAACCATGCCTATTTTAATCTGGATGCTCAGCACGGCGATGCACGCGGGCACAAATTACAGCTGAATGCAGAACGCTATCTGCCTGTAGACAGTGACGGCATCCCGAATGCGGATTTGAAAGCCGTAGCCGGAACCAGCTTTGACTTCCGTCAGCCAAAAACCGTGTCTCAGGACTTTTTGCAGGATGAAGATCAACGAGCCGTGAAGGGTTACGATCACGCTTTCCTGCTCAGCGGCCAGGATCAGGCGCAGCCCGCCGCAGAACTCTGGTCTGCCGATGGTCAGTTGAAACTCAGCGTCTTTACCTCCGCGCCCGCTTTGCAATTCTATTCAGGCAATTATCTGCAAGGTACCCCGGCTCGCGAGCAGGGCGTCTATACTGCCTTTCAGGGGATTGCACTGGAGAGTGAGTTTCTACCCGACTCACCGAATCACCCGGAGTGGCCGCAGCCAGACTGCCGGATCAAGCCAGGTGAAACGTATCAGTCAGTCACGCGCTATCGCCTGACGGCGGTTTGA
- the galK gene encoding galactokinase → MTLQTSTHKIFSEKFGYDADHTIQAPGRVNLIGEHTDYNDGFVLPCAIDYQTVIACAKRDDRQVRVIAADYDNQQDIFSLDEAIEPLEDQMWSNYVRGVVKHLLKRDKNFGGVDMVIAGNVPQGAGLSSSASLEVAVGTVFQQLYGLALDGADIAVNGQEAENQFVGCNCGIMDQLISALGKKDHAMLLDCRTLGTRPVPMPEDIAVVIINTNFRRSLVGSEYNVRREQCEAGAKFFGKTSLRDVELAQFNEAEASLEPIVAKRVRHVLTENARTLEAADVLAKGDLARMAVLMAESHASMRDDFEITVPPVDTLVEIVKATLGDRGGVRMTGGGFGGCVVALMPLDLVDEVKAAVAEQYEAKSGIKETFYVCKASEGAGLC, encoded by the coding sequence ATGACCCTACAGACCTCTACCCACAAAATTTTCTCCGAAAAATTCGGCTACGACGCTGACCATACTATCCAGGCTCCGGGCCGCGTAAACCTGATCGGTGAACACACCGATTACAACGACGGTTTCGTTCTGCCCTGCGCGATCGATTATCAGACGGTGATCGCCTGCGCTAAACGTGACGATCGCCAGGTGCGCGTTATCGCCGCAGATTACGATAATCAGCAGGATATCTTCTCGCTGGACGAAGCTATAGAGCCGCTGGAAGATCAGATGTGGTCCAACTACGTTCGTGGCGTGGTGAAACACCTGCTGAAAAGAGATAAAAATTTCGGCGGCGTGGATATGGTGATCGCCGGTAACGTTCCGCAGGGGGCGGGCCTCAGCTCTTCGGCCTCGCTGGAAGTTGCTGTAGGCACCGTTTTCCAGCAGCTCTATGGGCTGGCGCTGGACGGTGCTGACATTGCGGTGAACGGTCAGGAAGCAGAGAACCAGTTCGTGGGCTGTAACTGCGGGATTATGGATCAGCTGATCTCCGCGCTCGGCAAAAAAGATCACGCCATGCTGCTGGACTGCCGCACGCTGGGCACGCGTCCGGTTCCAATGCCGGAAGATATCGCGGTGGTGATCATCAACACCAACTTCCGTCGCAGCCTGGTGGGCAGCGAGTACAACGTTCGTCGTGAGCAGTGTGAAGCGGGTGCGAAATTCTTTGGCAAGACCTCGCTGCGTGACGTTGAACTGGCACAGTTTAACGAAGCGGAAGCCAGCCTTGAGCCCATCGTTGCCAAACGCGTGCGCCACGTGCTGACCGAAAATGCCCGTACGCTGGAAGCGGCCGATGTACTGGCCAAAGGCGATTTAGCGCGGATGGCCGTGCTGATGGCTGAATCCCATGCCTCTATGCGTGATGATTTTGAAATCACCGTACCGCCTGTTGATACCCTGGTTGAGATCGTCAAAGCGACGCTGGGCGATCGTGGCGGCGTGCGCATGACCGGTGGCGGCTTTGGCGGCTGCGTCGTGGCGCTGATGCCGCTGGATCTGGTGGATGAGGTGAAAGCCGCCGTGGCAGAACAGTACGAAGCAAAATCCGGCATTAAAGAGACCTTCTACGTTTGTAAAGCCTCTGAGGGAGCCGGCTTATGCTGA
- the galT gene encoding galactose-1-phosphate uridylyltransferase — translation MQKFNPVDHPHRRYNPLSDQWILVSPHRAKRPWQGAQETASQEKLPAHDPDCFLCPGNTRVTGDKNPDYASTYVFTNDFAALMTDTPDAPESEDILMRCESARGTSRVICFSPDHSKTLPELTLSGLEQVVRTWQEQTADLGQHYPWVQVFENKGAAMGCSNPHPHGQVWANSFLPNEAKREDDLQRAYFEQHGSPMLVDYTSRELKDGSRTVVETDHWLAVVPWWAAWPFETLLLPKAHIKRLVDLTDDQRADLALALKKLTSRYDNLFQCSFPYSMGWHGAPFNGEANDHWQLHAHFYPPLLRSATVRKFMVGYEMLAETQRDLTAEQAAERLRSVSDIHFRETGV, via the coding sequence ATGCAAAAATTTAATCCGGTCGATCACCCCCATCGCCGCTATAACCCACTGTCCGATCAGTGGATTCTGGTCTCTCCTCATCGCGCCAAACGCCCGTGGCAGGGTGCGCAGGAGACGGCCTCCCAGGAAAAACTGCCTGCCCACGATCCGGACTGCTTCCTCTGTCCTGGCAATACCCGTGTGACAGGCGATAAAAATCCTGACTACGCCAGCACCTATGTCTTCACCAATGACTTTGCTGCCCTGATGACGGATACGCCAGACGCGCCGGAAAGCGAAGATATTCTGATGCGCTGCGAAAGCGCACGCGGCACCAGCCGGGTGATCTGCTTCTCGCCGGATCACAGCAAAACGCTCCCGGAACTGACGCTTTCAGGCCTTGAACAGGTGGTGAGGACCTGGCAGGAGCAGACAGCCGACCTCGGCCAGCATTATCCCTGGGTTCAGGTTTTTGAAAACAAAGGCGCGGCTATGGGCTGCTCTAACCCACACCCGCACGGACAGGTCTGGGCCAACAGTTTCCTGCCGAACGAAGCGAAGCGTGAAGACGATCTGCAACGCGCTTACTTTGAGCAGCACGGCTCGCCAATGCTGGTGGATTACACCAGCCGCGAACTGAAAGACGGCAGCCGTACCGTGGTGGAAACCGATCACTGGCTGGCGGTAGTGCCGTGGTGGGCAGCCTGGCCTTTCGAAACGCTGTTGCTGCCGAAAGCGCACATCAAACGTCTGGTGGATTTAACCGACGATCAGCGCGCCGATCTGGCGCTGGCGCTTAAAAAACTGACCAGCCGCTATGACAACCTGTTCCAGTGCTCTTTCCCCTACTCTATGGGCTGGCATGGCGCGCCGTTTAACGGCGAGGCCAACGACCACTGGCAGCTGCATGCGCACTTTTATCCTCCGCTGCTGCGCTCGGCGACGGTGCGTAAATTTATGGTTGGTTATGAAATGCTGGCAGAGACCCAGCGTGATTTAACGGCGGAACAGGCAGCAGAACGTCTGCGTTCCGTCAGCGATATTCATTTCCGCGAGACGGGAGTATAA
- the modF gene encoding molybdate ABC transporter ATP-binding protein ModF has protein sequence MSTLHISQGTFHLSDTRTLTLDGLALQAGESWAFVGANGSGKSSLARVLAGELPAAKGEFHSSFVRPVRLSLEQLQKLVAEEWERNNTDLLSPGEEDTGRTTAEIIQENNQDPARCQQLAALFGITRLLDRRFKYLSTGETRKTLLCQTLMAQPDLLVLDEPFDGLDVASRANLAQVLAELHQQNCTLVLVLNRFDDIPDFIDNVGVLAECTLTHTGARQEILAEALVAQLAHSEQLTGMTLPEPDDASVKPALDAEAPLIVLRDGVVSYNDKPILDRLSWEVKPGQHWQIVGPNGAGKSTLLSLVTGDHPQGYSNDLTLFGRRRGSGETIWDIKQHIGYVSSSLHLDYRVSSSVRNVILSGYFDSIGIYQAVSDRQHSLAKQWLHLLGMEKMADAPFHGLSWGQQRLVLIARALVKHPALLILDEPLQGLDPLNRQLVRRFVDVLIGEGETQLLFVSHHAEDAPQCITHRLSFVPQEESYRYQQETLA, from the coding sequence ATGTCTACGTTGCATATTTCGCAAGGCACGTTTCACCTTAGTGATACCCGAACCCTTACCCTCGATGGTTTAGCATTGCAGGCTGGCGAAAGCTGGGCGTTTGTCGGCGCCAACGGCAGCGGCAAATCCTCTCTGGCCCGCGTGCTGGCTGGCGAACTCCCTGCCGCCAAAGGCGAGTTCCACAGCAGCTTCGTCCGTCCTGTACGCCTTTCGCTGGAGCAGCTTCAGAAACTGGTCGCCGAAGAGTGGGAGCGCAACAATACCGATTTGCTCAGCCCTGGCGAAGAGGACACCGGCCGCACCACGGCGGAGATTATTCAGGAAAATAACCAAGACCCTGCACGCTGCCAGCAACTGGCTGCCCTGTTTGGCATCACCCGTCTGTTGGATCGCCGTTTCAAATACCTTTCCACGGGCGAGACGCGTAAAACGCTGCTGTGCCAGACGCTGATGGCGCAGCCCGATCTGCTGGTGCTGGATGAACCTTTTGACGGCCTGGATGTGGCCTCGCGCGCTAATCTGGCTCAGGTGCTGGCTGAGCTGCATCAGCAAAACTGTACTCTGGTGCTGGTGCTGAACCGCTTTGACGACATCCCCGATTTTATCGATAACGTGGGTGTGCTGGCTGAATGTACGCTGACCCACACCGGCGCCCGTCAGGAAATTCTTGCGGAAGCCCTTGTCGCTCAACTGGCACACAGTGAACAACTGACGGGGATGACACTTCCGGAACCGGACGATGCCTCAGTTAAACCCGCGCTTGATGCAGAAGCGCCGCTGATTGTACTGCGTGATGGCGTGGTCTCTTACAACGATAAACCGATCCTGGATCGTCTGAGCTGGGAAGTGAAACCCGGCCAGCACTGGCAGATTGTCGGGCCGAACGGGGCCGGTAAATCCACCCTGCTGAGTCTGGTCACCGGCGATCACCCGCAGGGTTACAGCAACGATCTGACGCTGTTTGGCCGTCGTCGCGGCAGCGGTGAAACTATCTGGGATATCAAACAGCACATTGGGTATGTCAGCAGCAGCCTGCATCTGGATTACCGGGTCAGCAGCAGCGTGCGTAATGTGATCCTCTCAGGCTATTTCGATTCCATCGGTATCTATCAGGCGGTGTCTGACCGTCAGCATTCACTGGCGAAGCAATGGCTGCATCTGTTGGGCATGGAGAAAATGGCGGATGCTCCTTTTCATGGTCTCTCCTGGGGGCAGCAGCGTCTGGTGCTGATTGCCCGGGCGCTGGTCAAGCACCCTGCTCTGCTGATCCTGGATGAGCCTCTGCAGGGGCTTGATCCCCTTAACCGTCAACTGGTCCGCAGGTTTGTGGATGTGCTGATTGGTGAAGGTGAAACGCAACTGCTGTTTGTTTCGCATCACGCAGAAGATGCCCCGCAGTGTATTACTCACCGTCTGAGTTTTGTCCCGCAGGAGGAGAGTTATCGCTATCAGCAGGAAACTCTGGCCTGA
- the modE gene encoding molybdenum-dependent transcriptional regulator: MQADLSLILKLQQRLFADPRRIELLKQVKQTGSISQGAKLAGISYKSAWDAINEMNTLADRPLVDRATGGKGGGGAKVTAYGERLIQLFTLLEQIQQKAFDVLQDDVPLGSLLGAIARFSLQTSARNQLFGTVIDRDDRAIVQHVEVLLADGATRIKVALTEQSANRLALISGKEVLVLIKAPWIDVTPGASGADNQLSGILSTIEQGESQSEVLVALPGGETLCATLSNERVAEQNLQPGAAVTAHFNADKVIIATLL; this comes from the coding sequence ATGCAGGCCGACCTTTCCCTGATCCTGAAATTACAGCAGCGGCTGTTTGCCGATCCCCGGCGTATTGAGTTGCTGAAACAGGTTAAACAGACCGGATCCATCAGCCAGGGGGCAAAACTGGCCGGGATCAGCTACAAAAGCGCCTGGGATGCCATCAACGAGATGAACACGCTGGCCGACCGGCCTCTGGTCGATCGCGCAACGGGAGGCAAAGGCGGCGGCGGGGCCAAAGTGACGGCATACGGCGAACGGCTGATCCAGTTATTTACCCTGCTGGAGCAGATTCAGCAGAAAGCATTCGATGTGTTGCAGGACGATGTGCCGCTGGGCAGCCTGCTGGGCGCCATTGCCCGCTTTTCTCTGCAAACCAGCGCCCGTAACCAGCTTTTTGGCACCGTTATCGATCGTGACGACCGGGCAATTGTGCAGCATGTTGAGGTGCTGCTGGCAGACGGCGCTACGCGGATCAAGGTTGCCCTGACTGAGCAGAGCGCTAATCGCCTCGCCCTGATCAGCGGCAAAGAAGTGCTGGTGCTGATTAAAGCGCCGTGGATTGATGTCACCCCCGGTGCTTCCGGTGCGGATAATCAGCTCAGCGGTATCCTGTCCACGATTGAACAGGGCGAGAGCCAGAGCGAAGTGCTGGTTGCCCTGCCAGGGGGTGAGACGCTCTGCGCCACCCTGAGCAACGAACGCGTGGCGGAGCAAAATCTTCAGCCGGGTGCGGCTGTGACAGCACATTTCAATGCTGACAAAGTGATTATCGCCACGCTGCTCTGA
- a CDS encoding AcrZ family multidrug efflux pump-associated protein: MLELLKGLAVAILMVPVVMAVILGLIYGLGEVFNVISKIGHPKDRSASHRQ, encoded by the coding sequence ATGCTGGAATTACTTAAAGGCCTTGCCGTAGCGATCCTCATGGTCCCTGTGGTGATGGCGGTTATCCTGGGTCTGATTTACGGACTGGGCGAAGTGTTTAACGTTATCTCCAAAATTGGTCATCCTAAAGACCGGTCTGCCAGTCACCGCCAGTAA
- the modA gene encoding molybdate ABC transporter substrate-binding protein, with product MSLKLRHFFAVVLTASVAGHAVAAENITVFAAASLTNAMQEIADQYQKGKEVKIVSSFASSSTLARQIEQGAPADLFISADQQWMDYAVEKKSMDDASRFTLLGNELVLVAPTANKPERVSISKNTDWKNLLKGQRLSVGDPDHVPAGIYAKEALQKLGAWDTLSSQLAPGNSVRVALALVERNEAPYGIVYGSDAVASKKVTVVGTFPEESHKPVEYPMAMVKDRNSATVTAFYTYLKGPEAAAVFKRYGFTPAS from the coding sequence ATGTCCCTAAAATTACGTCATTTCTTTGCCGTCGTGCTCACTGCAAGCGTTGCAGGCCATGCTGTTGCCGCAGAAAACATCACCGTGTTTGCAGCGGCTTCCCTGACCAATGCTATGCAGGAGATTGCGGATCAATACCAGAAAGGTAAAGAAGTGAAGATAGTCTCCTCTTTCGCCTCCTCCTCCACGCTGGCACGCCAGATTGAGCAGGGCGCACCGGCAGATCTGTTTATCTCTGCCGATCAGCAGTGGATGGATTACGCCGTAGAGAAGAAAAGCATGGATGATGCCAGCCGTTTTACCCTGCTGGGTAATGAACTGGTGCTGGTGGCACCCACGGCCAATAAGCCAGAGCGGGTCAGCATTTCGAAAAATACCGACTGGAAGAACCTGCTGAAAGGGCAGCGTCTCTCCGTGGGCGATCCCGATCATGTTCCGGCCGGTATTTATGCCAAAGAAGCGTTACAAAAACTGGGCGCGTGGGATACCTTATCCTCGCAGCTGGCTCCGGGTAACAGCGTTCGTGTGGCGCTGGCCCTGGTGGAGCGTAACGAAGCCCCTTACGGCATCGTCTACGGTTCCGATGCCGTAGCCAGTAAAAAAGTCACGGTGGTGGGCACCTTCCCGGAAGAGAGCCACAAACCCGTTGAATACCCGATGGCGATGGTAAAAGATCGTAATTCTGCCACCGTCACCGCCTTTTACACCTACCTGAAAGGGCCGGAAGCTGCGGCCGTGTTCAAACGTTATGGATTTACGCCAGCATCATGA
- the modB gene encoding molybdate ABC transporter permease subunit — protein sequence MILSDPEWQAVALSLKVASVAVIFSLPFGILMAWLLVRGRFPGKSLLDSLIHLPLVLPPVVVGYLLLIAFGRRGFIGEFLYDWFGFTFAFSWRGAALASAVIAFPLMVRAIRLALENVDSKLELAARTLGAGRLRVFFTITLPLTLPGIIAGTVLAFARSLGEFGATITFVSNIPGETRTLPSAMYTLIETPGAENAAARLCVIAIVLALCSLMISEWLARWGRKRLGV from the coding sequence ATGATCCTCAGTGACCCCGAATGGCAGGCTGTAGCCCTGAGCCTTAAAGTCGCCTCAGTGGCGGTAATCTTCAGTCTGCCCTTCGGGATCCTGATGGCCTGGCTTCTGGTCCGTGGCCGTTTCCCGGGTAAATCCCTGCTGGACAGCCTGATTCATCTGCCGCTGGTGCTGCCGCCTGTCGTGGTGGGGTATCTTCTGCTGATCGCCTTTGGCCGCCGGGGATTTATCGGCGAGTTTCTTTACGACTGGTTTGGTTTTACTTTTGCCTTCAGCTGGCGGGGAGCCGCGCTGGCTTCAGCGGTGATCGCTTTTCCGCTGATGGTGAGAGCGATAAGGCTGGCGCTGGAAAACGTCGACAGCAAGCTGGAGCTGGCCGCCAGGACGTTGGGTGCTGGCCGCCTGCGCGTCTTCTTTACCATCACGCTGCCGTTAACGCTGCCAGGTATTATTGCGGGAACGGTGCTGGCCTTTGCCCGCTCGCTGGGTGAATTTGGCGCCACTATCACCTTTGTTTCCAACATTCCAGGCGAGACGCGAACCCTGCCTTCCGCCATGTATACCCTGATTGAAACGCCCGGCGCAGAAAATGCGGCGGCGCGTCTCTGCGTGATAGCCATAGTGCTGGCGCTCTGTTCACTGATGATTTCTGAATGGCTGGCCCGCTGGGGCCGTAAAAGGTTGGGCGTATAA